In the Populus trichocarpa isolate Nisqually-1 chromosome 1, P.trichocarpa_v4.1, whole genome shotgun sequence genome, one interval contains:
- the LOC7478558 gene encoding uncharacterized protein LOC7478558 isoform X1, with the protein MATISLKASVDKKSNRVVFVESDEFFVDILFSFLTMPMGTIIHLISNLSPTNGVVCMNNLYKSVENIDVRYFRTEACKDMLLHPRNAAAAYCKSLKLKIDGSGTSSVFCCENSECTHSGYKLWSNYKNLYCGCGRPMSSILNLPCRAPSNSGSNKRNQGVFVKELARFVVSDCFQVMPASASASISLLTKLGVVDTSNIEERIFDIGFTEVLQLLECSLVSRTPLTEVLLARKEVPELRNEDSLQRISLLREKLEHQSERNGETSVRLVVCKSKKVVCYAEASKDFLDLLFSFLTIPLGYLMNETHGGQSKGSIHHLYDSVIDLDARKYLKSNDIKEILLNPKIAPGSGYKNQPLGVKEAVDNQQYYYERGSTSQFFIQGKIRTESKCPGGSTLPLLTMMDPKSPYKEGTEGGGFLLDPAMFTVSDDLVVTPISPVSELSLLEKLKIPFNDIYDCEVQVGREEASRLLAASFVSESALTDTFIRKMPKDALISDVLKE; encoded by the exons ATGGCAACCATTAGCTTGAAGGCATCTGTGGACAAGAAGAGCAACAGAGTTGTATTTGTTGAATCTGACGAGTTCTTTGTTGACATCCTTTTCAGCTTTTTGACAATGCCCATGGGAACAATCATCCATCTCATCAGTAATCTTTCACCGACAAATGGGGTTGTTTGCATGAACAACTTATATAAAAGTGTTGAAAATATAGATGTTAGGTATTTCCGGACTGAAGCATGCAAGGACATGTTACTACATCCTCGTAATGCCGCTGCAGCTTATTGTAAGAGCCTAAAACTGAAAATTGATGGCAGTGGTACTTCAAGTGTCTTTTGTTGCGAGAATTCCGAGTGTACTCATTCTGGCTACAAGTTGTGGAGTAATTACAAAAATCTTTATTGTGGTTGTGGACGTCCCATGAGCAGTATTTTGAATCTACCATGCCGGGCTCCATCCAATAGTGGATCTAACAAAAGAAATCAAGGAGTGTTTGTTAAAGAACTGGCCCGATTTGTTGTTAGTGACTGTTTTCAAGTGATGCCAGCATCAGCTTCAGCAAGCATTTCTCTTCTTACAAAGCTTGGAGTCGTGGATACAAGTAACATCGAGGAGAGGATTTTTGACATTGGATTTACAGAG gtCTTGCAACTGCTGGAGTGCTCATTGGTATCAAGGACACCTCTGACCGAAGTTTTGCTTGCTCGTAAGGAAGTTCCCGAGTTAAGAAATGAAGATTCCCTTCAAAGAATCTCTCTTTTGCGTGAAAAACTAGAGCATCAATCAGAAAGAAATGGTGAGACGTCTGTTAGGCTTGTGGTTTGCAAATCCAAGAAAGTGGTATGTTACGCAGAAGCGTCAaaagattttcttgatttactttttagttttctCACCATTCCACTTGGGTATTTGATGAATGAAACGCATGGTGGACAGTCAAAAGGATCCATCCACCACCTATATGACAGTGTCATTGATCTCGATGCTAGGAAATACCTGAAGTCAAATGACATTAAAGAGATTCTTCTAAATCCTAAGATTGCACCTGGTTCTGGCTATAAGAACCAGCCACTAGGTGTTAAGGAAGCTGTTGATAACCAGCAGTACTACTATGAACGGGGTTCTACTTCCCAATTTTTTATTCAGGGTAAAATAAGAACTGAAAGCAAATGTCCTGGCGGTTCTACACTCCCACTTTTAACTATGATGGATCCCAAATCACCTTACAAAGAGGGCACAGAAGGTGGTGGATTTTTGCTAGATCCTGCAATGTTCACGGTAAGTGACGATCTTGTTGTTACACCAATATCGCCTGTCTCAGAACTATCTTTACTGGAAAAATTGAAGATACCTTTCAATGACATCTATGACTGCGAGGTTCAAGTTGGCAGAGAAGAG GCTTCCCGTCTCTTAGCAGCTTCTTTTGTATCTGAATCTGCTCTTACTGATACCTTCATACGTAAGATGCCAAAAGATGCCTTAATTTCCGATGTTCTGAAAGAATAA